One window of the Perca flavescens isolate YP-PL-M2 chromosome 5, PFLA_1.0, whole genome shotgun sequence genome contains the following:
- the vsig8b gene encoding V-set and immunoglobulin domain-containing protein 8b — protein sequence MEPVSTSVRLKVAVLFLLTIRLKTDVTEAMVVTSTGPQTIQKAQGETVVLGCAYTPGLQDTGDLDIEWYNVSPDMTQKDKLILSYTGDQTHYYDDPGVSKRLKFVGDPKLGDASVSLSDLRPSDTGTYQCKVKKAPGVDMRKVTLVVMVPPSSPKCWVEGGEEKGGPVSLRCKSSHGSTPLTYTWSRESGGAIPATATQNPQTGELLITNHTDGNVGTYVCVVTNAVGKGQCKYALHAYNPTNKAGVIAGAVIGALLLLLLLLLLIWLLVCCCHKRRYEKEVANEIREDVPAPESRPSSRNSSFRSVMAYRTHPGVQYSSVRNHPSIREAGRGGGIYAGQSNGTSQPTTAALNYDHRYGYAV from the exons ATGGAGCCCGTATCTACAAGTGTGAGGCTTAAGGTGGCTGTGCTGTTTCTGCTTACAATTCGGCTGAAGACAG ATGTGACGGAGGCGATGGTGGTGACGTCCACGGGGCCACAGACCATTCAAAAGGCCCAGGGGGAGACAGTGGTACTGGGATGCGCCTACACCCCCGGCCTCCAAGACACAGGAGATCTGGACATTGAGTGGTACAACGTCAGCCCAGACATGACACAGAAAGACAAACTG ATCTTATCATATACAGGGGACCAGACGCACTACTACGACGACCCGGGCGTCTCCAAAAGGCTCAAGTTCGTAGGGGATCCCAAGCTGGGAGACGCTTCCGTCTCTCTCTCCGATTTGAGGCCCTCAGACACAGGCACCTACCAGTGCAAAGTCAAGAAGGCGCCAGGTGTTGACATGAGAAAAGTCACTCTGGTGGTGATGG TTCCTCCGTCATCGCCAAAGTGTTGGGTTGAAGGCGGGGAGGAGAAAGGTGGCCCGGTCTCCCTCCGCTGTAAATCTTCTCACGGATCCACTCCTCTCACTTACACATGGAGCAGAGAGAGCGGCGGTGCAATACCAGCGACTGCAACCCAAA ACCCACAGACTGGGGAGCTGTTGATAACGAACCATACAGACGGAAACGTCGGaacttatgtgtgtgtggtgacaaATGCTGTGGGCAAAGGACAGTGTAAATATGCACTGCATGCATACAACC CTACCAATAAGGCGGGTGTCATAGCTGGTGCAGTGATAGGTGCTCTcttgctgctgctcctcctcctgctgctcatCTGGCTGCTGGTCTGCTGCTGCCACAAGCGTCGCTACGAGAAAGAGGTCGCAAATGAAATAAG GGAGGACGTCCCGGCCCCGGAGAGCAGACCCTCCAGCAGAAACTCCAGTTTCCGCTCGGTGATGGCATACCGCACCCACCCCGGGGTGCAATACAGCTCCGTGAGGAACCATCCCAGTATACGAGAAGCAGGCCGCGGTGGCGGCATCTACGCAGGCCAGAGTAACGGCACGTCGCAGCCAACTACTGCTGCTCTCAATTACGACCATCGATACGGATACGCTGTGTAA
- the tas2r202 gene encoding taste receptor, type 2, member 202 has translation MHELNKVTLWVMTGLVAVTTVFFNGYIFLVSLWNYRQNKKWSPCETIILALSMADVAHQLLCYFWMTMDEVDSQCHISAMPYTVMMLLIHSLKFTIMWDTSFLTFYYSTKLVHTPNHCYTQIQAAILRHVTLAVCLIPLCGLGTCMPMLLVFNSGNFTLANRDCGVLMPNTASGQIYQAMFLILADVLPGVLMVKCCISISVHLAIHLRHMKASTNAAHGPKLGTQMRVIKMALSLVAVFTLCLAGDLYVNYQIMGNSENVIVLMFFFTSIYTTVTATVLIYGKKTFWKALIHELNVCLDIYPCLARLKVPEQKVKPSAPAKVHT, from the coding sequence ATGCATGAATTGAATAAAGTGACCCTCTGGGTAATGACAGGTCTGGTTGCTGTCACGACCGTCTTCTTTAATGGATACATCTTCTTGGTGAGTCTGTGGAACTACAGGCAGAACAAGAAGTGGAGTCCGTGCGAGACCATCATCCTGGCTCTGTCGATGGCCGACGTGGCTCACCAGCTGCTCTGTTACTTCTGGATGACCATGGACGAGGTGGACAGTCAGTGCCACATCTCTGCCATGCCCTACACCGTCATGATGCTGTTAATCCACAGCCTCAAGTTCACCATCATGTGGGACACAAGCTTTCTCACTTTTTACTACAGCACCAAGCTGGTACACACCCCCAATCACTGCTACACACAGATCCAGGCCGCCATCCTCAGGCACGTCACCTTAGCTGTTTGTCTCATCCCTCTGTGCGGCCTGGGCACCTGCATGCCCATGCTCTTGGTGTTTAACTCTGGCAACTTCACCTTAGCCAACAGAGACTGTGGGGTTTTAATGCCCAACACCGCCTCTGGCCAGATCTACCAAGCCATGTTTCTGATCCTGGCTGATGTGCTGCCTGGGGTGCTCATGGTGAAATGCTGCatctccatctccgtccacctggCCATCCATCTCCGTCACATGAAAGCCAGCACCAACGCGGCGCACGGGCCCAAGCTGGGCACCCAGATGAGGGTGATCAAGATGGCTTTATCTCTAGTGGCCGTTTTCACCCTCTGCCTCGCGGGCGACCTGTACGTCAACTACCAGATAATGGGGAACAGCGAGAACGTCATCGTGCTCATGTTCTTCTTCACGTCCATCTACACGACTGTCACCGCCACGGTGCTAATCTACGGGAAAAAGACGTTCTGGAAAGCTCTGATACATGAATTGAACGTCTGCCTGGATATATATCCATGTTTGGCTCGTCTGAAGGTGCCTGAACAAAAGGTGAAACCCAGCGCTCCTGCAAAAGTTCACACCTGA